A stretch of DNA from Coccidioides posadasii str. Silveira chromosome 1, complete sequence:
TAAACGTACGCATCTACCGTCCATTCGTCGAGGAGGAATTTGCTAGGGTACTACCAAAGACGACCAAGATTGTCGGTGTTCTTGGCCAGGTTCAAAACGACTTGGCCGTTCAGGAAGATGGCGTGCATGCCCCCCTTTATGAAGATGTGCTAGCCGCATTGATGTTCAGCGGCGGAATTAGTTCTCGAGTAGAATGTACCGAGATTAAATACTCACCTCGCCAGATTTGGGACAGAGGTCTCATCACTGAGGCATTCCAGAAAATTGTCGGACATCAGCTCGAGAGAGCAAGAGGAGTTGGAGCCGATGGCGTACGATTGCTTGACCCTTTGACCAAGCAATATACTTTTTGGGACGTCGATGACTCCTTCTCGAGCACTGCTGCGCTTGTCCTTGGCCAAGCCCTTGCTAAAGACTCAGTCTTCAATGTTTCCGCCCATACCGTGTACGATAACCTGACACTGGGAGGAACCATTCGTACTGACATTCGGAAAAGTGCAAAGGTCATTGATGCTCCCTACTCCGTGGACTCTGCGGACGTCTCTTACGTTGGAAATATCAAACTGCTGTCAGAAATACAAGTTCTAAAAAGCGTCAAACCCGGTGGGTGTGTGATTGTCAATGCTCCGGGCGTCAAGGTTGATGACCTTGAAAAGAAACTACCCACAGAATTTAAAGCGGCTATTGCATCGCAAGCAATTGAGTTGTTCATTTTGGATACGTCGGACTGCCAGGATCCCAGCCTTGACCCCTTGATTTTGCAGATTGCCTTTTTGCGTATTGCGCTCCCTGATCTTGAGCTCGTTGGTGTGAAAAAACTATCTCTTCTTCTAAACAAGGAAACAATCGTCGACAAGGCTTCCTCAATTATCGAGAGTATGCTCCGAAAGATCGAAATACCTCAGTCATGGAAAGGTGTCGGAGAAACCGCATCTGAAATCGAACAGCTCGCAACCGATATTCGAGGTACGAGCTTTGCACCATTTAACAAGGCTGAGGACGAACCATCTTCCGAACTTAACGACTGGCAGCCCGTTGCGAAGGGCCTTGCTTTCAAAGAAGCTTATGGAGCAATAAATGCGCTACGACCAGACCTGCCAACCAAAACGTATACCGTTACCGTTCAAGAAAACCGTAGGCTTACGCCTGCCACTTACAATCGAAATATCTTCCATATCGAGTTTGACCTTGGAGAGTCTGGCCTCAAGTACGATATTGGCGAAGCCCTTGGAATTCATGCTGAGAACGATCCTGAAAACGTCAGTGACTTTATCAAGTTCTACAACCTGAACGCCGACGAAATTGTTCAAGTTCCGTCCCGAGAGGACCCAGAAGCTCTGGAAAACCGGACTGTCTACCAGGCCCTCACACACAATATCGATATCTTCGGAAAACCTCCTAAGCGCTTTTATGAATCTTTGGCTGAGTTTGCGACTGATgtgaaagagaaagagcaacTACTGAAGCTCGGAGGAGCGGATGGTGCGGAGGAATTTAAACAGAGGTCTGAAGTGGATACCGTCACCTATGCCGATATTCTCCATGAATTCCCGTCTGCTCACCCGAGCTTCCACAATCTCATTAAAATTGTTAACCCTATGAAGCGGCGAGAATATTCAATTGCTTCTTGCCAGAAGGTCACGCCAAATTCCGTTACGTTGATGATTGTCGTTGTTGACTGGGTTGATCCGAGAGGCAGAACACGCTATGGACAGGCTTCCCACTATTTGAGCAAATTAAAACCTGGTACCACCGTCACAGTCAGTGTGAAGGCGAGCGTAATGAAACTGCCACCGAAATCCACGCAACCAATCATCATGGCTGGTCTTGGAACTGGTTTGGCTCCATTCCGCGCCTTTGTCCAGCATCGTGCCCTCGAAAAAGCCCAAGGCAAAGATGTCGGGGCTGTTCTTTTATACATGGGTTCACGTCACCAACGAGAAGAATACTGCTATGGAGAAGAGTGGGAAGCCTACCAGGCTGCCGGAGTCATCACTTTACTTGGCAGGGCATTCTCCCGTGACCAACCCCACAAGATCTACATTCAGGATCGGATGCGTGAGACTCTACCTGAAATTACGCGGGCATATCTTGAGGAAGAAGGTGCTTTCTATCTTTGCGGTCCGACATGGCCTGTTCCTGATGTGACGAACGTCTTGGAAGAGGCCATCGCCATCCATGCCAAGGCGAATGGCAAGAAGGTGGACACTaagaaagagattgagaagctcaaggACGACTTGAGATATGTTCTAGAAGTTTATTAGATAATTGTTGGGTTCGGAAAAGGCATCTGATACGCATTCGGGAGATGGGAATAAGGCGCAGTGCGGTGCTCCTCCTGCCATCTGTTTCTCTAGGATTCATGAAAAAATAAATGATCGGCTACGTTTCTACTTACTGCATTTAATACAATTTTTGTAAAAGTGCAACTATGTATTCAGACTATTGACATAACCCCGAGTATTTTTATTAAATCTACTTAACCAACCTTTAGGTAGGAAATAGTGGGTTATAACTTGAAGTAAAATGGGCAATTAAGACCTTTGAAAGCACCTGAACTCCTTTCTGCTCACTTGGCATGAATGCATGTTCAAAATTCATACACAACTCCCTTCGTTTTTCCATATGCGCCACCTTTTGCCTTTTTCAATTCCAGCGCCCTCTTATAAGGAGGTGCAGTGGGTGGTTGTATTGGATCAAGGCTGACGTGGTCCGGTGGGAGCTCGTACGAGGCATCAGCATCCCAAGCGGACAAGCTCCCGCAAGCAATAAACGGTGGAATCCACCGTATATTGTCGACCTCAGTGGCTCCCGCGGTAGCTGGGACCCCAGACCTTGCACCTCCAAAAATCGGATTTTCAAAACTGGCTCTCGATTCTCCACTACTGTCTACCGGAGGTATGAATCCTTCGCAAACCACGAACGCTTCAAGGCTGCTTGCTCGGCTACTTCGGGGTTTGGCGACGGAGACTTTTTCAAAAACGGTTTTAAGCTGGGCATAGATGAGGTCGACGTCTCGCCCACGGAATATCTTCGCCACAAATTTCCCTCCAGGGCGAAGCACGCCAATGGCGAGATTCAAGGCAGCGTAAAGGAGTTGGGACTGGATGTATATGTCTAAATCATGGAGGCCCGTAACATCGGGGGCACCATCGGAGAGGACGAGATCAACCGGGTGAGGGTGCGGCCTGGAGGGGGAAGGGGTGCTTGTGTTTCCATTTTCATTCTCACTGTAGAGGTCCGGATCCAGAGCTTTGAGTAGAAGCGGAATTGTAGACGGGTGGGTGATGTCTGCTTTTAGAGTCGTGATTCCATCTAGAGGAGCCATGGGCTGGAGATCTATCGCGACGATGCGGACATTCTTCCGTGGCTTAAGGATTTGCGATCCATCTTCATCGATATCTCCCTTTTTCTGAGTCTCTTCGCTGAAACTTTCTCGGCCTGTCTCTTCTTCGCATCGTCGCAAATCTCTCAATTGCTTCTTCCGCTTCTCTTCCCAAGCTCTTCGTCCAAAGCTCTCCCCTTTGATCAGCACCCGGCTAAGCACCTGGCTCCAGCTCCCCGGTGCGGCACATAAGTCCACCACACGTGTCACACTGTCCGGATCAGAGTGTGCGAAAAGGTCGAATTGTTCGTCGATCTGAATTAGCTTGAAAGCGGAGCGGGCACGCCAATTCTGCTCTTTGGCCAGACGATAATAAGCATCACGTTTGTCTTTGGAGGATTTACCCATTTCGGTGAACGTAGAATGGCCCTATCTGTGTCCCGTGGGGGGCTGCAATGGCATATAGTATTCGCTGGCGGGGATAGGTTGACCGTCCGGGCTGGAAATTTGGTGGGATGCGATAAGATTGAGTCGGTCGCACTAAAATGAAGCTTAAATTTTTGTCGACCTTTCAAGGTGCTCCGAAAAAGACCTCCATCCAGCACCGGTCACTCGATGACAAAGGAATAAATTCAAAATAACGGCCGAGAAATCCCGTATCGATATGGCGCAGAAGCGCTCTCATAACCACAAAGATCACACCGCGAAAGCCATCAAGCGACGCAAGTTCAATGCCGCGACTGCCAAGAGCTCCGACGATGCTGCGCACGACATCGTGAGCGTTGACCAGTTGGATTGGAAGACAGTCACGTTGCCCGATAGGTTAGACGATGCCGAAGGATTTTACGGCCTGGAAGAAATTGAGGGTGTGGACATTCTGAGGCCGTCTGGAGGTGGGGAGATCAAGTTCAGGGTATGGATTTCCACGGAGGAATATCAGGTTGAGGTGCATCTTTCTCTGACCGGTCTTAACTAGGCCTCCAAAAGTAAAATCAAAGGCATTCTTAAAAACTCAACCGATAAGTCAGGCCAACCTGCGGAAGATTGGGAAGAATGGAGCGGGTTCGGCGACGACAGCGAAGGCGGGGACAGGACTACTTTTGAAGCCGAAAAGAAAGCTGAAAACCATGGAAAAGTTAACGACAGAAGAACAAAAACGAATCATTCAAACAAGGAGAAAGAGTCAAATACACTGCCAAAGGATCGAGGTCCTCGTATTAAAACAGACAACGGTATTAAGACAGGGGTATCCTTCGCCGCACTACAAGACGAGGTTGAGGAAGACGTTGATGTTTCCGCTTGGGATTCTCTAGATCTCAGTGCCGAACTACAGACTAGCCTTGGAAGACTCAAGTTCTCTTTTCCGACACCTATCCAGTCCGCATGTATCCCAGCCGTGCTTCAAGGTCATGATGTAATCGGGAAGGCGTCTACAGGATCTGGGAAGACTCTGGCATTTGGCATACCGATAGTTGAATATTTTTTAGGCAAGTATCGGGGCGGTCGAGCTCCGACTGCATCTGAAGAGAGCGAAAGCACGAAGGAACCCATGGCGCTAATACTGTCGCCAACGAGAGAACTCGCACACCAACTCAACAAGCATCTTACCGACTTGGTGAACCATGCCCCAAATACACAAGTTAGGATCGCAACAGTCACGGGTGGTTTGTCCATCTACAAGCAGCAGCGGCTACTCGCTGACGCTGATATCATCATCGCTACCCCGGGTCGGTTATGGGAAGTTGTCGGATCTATGACTGGGTTTCTGTCAAAGCTGAAAAAGATCAGATTTCTCGTCATCGACGAAGCTGATAGGTTGCTGAGTGAAGGTCATTTCAAAGAAGTGGAAGAAATACTAAACGCCATCGACAAAGTTGAGATCACTGAAGAGGCTTACGGGGAAAGGTCGGAGCGGGAGCCTGAGCCTGAGCCtgatgaagagaaaaaggcGGAGCCACGCCAGACGCTGGTCTTCTCAGCAACATTCCACAAGGGCCTACAACAAAAGCTCTCGGGAAAGATCCGATATAGGAATGATGACTTGCTTGACAAAAAGGAATCCATGGAGTACCTTCTTCGAAAGCTGAATTTTAGAGAAGAACGACCGAAATTCATCGATGTTAATCCGATCTCCCAAATGGCTGAGAACTTGAAGGAAGGTTTAGTCCAATGCGCGCCTATGGATAAGGTATTCTCTTTCGCGCGATACGAAATGCTTCCAACGGTGCTAACGATGATTTCAAACAGGATCTGCTTTTATACACCCTTCTCCTCTATCACCCCAAACATCGCACCTTAGTATTCACAAACTCTATCTCTGCTGTACGCCGCTTAACTCAATTACTTCAAAATCTTAATCTTCCTACTTTCGCGCTGCATTCATCAATGGCTCAGAAAGCCCGCCTCCGCTCCGTGGAGCGGTTTTCTTCCCTGTCATCAGATCCTTCGTCTATCCTCGTGGCCACTGATGTTGCCGCACGGGGACTTGACATCAAGGGAATCGATCTTATCGTTCATTACCACGTCCCCAGAACCGCGGACACATACGTGCACCGTTCAGGTCGAACAGCACGAGCTTCGGCATCCGGAAAGTCGATCCTAATATGCGCACCGGAAGAGACTACTGGTGTCGCTAGGCTCGTTGCCAAGATCCATTCCAATAAGAAAGACTCCAGCGCCACCGAGTCTAAGATGGAGAAAAAGGTTCCTTTGCAATCTGTAGACTTGGACAGGCGTATAATCGACCGCCTTCGCCCTCGTGTCACGCTTGCCAAAAGAATTACAGAGTCTATCCTCGCGAAGGAAAAGCTATCTTCTGAGGATGATTGGCTACGTTCCGCTGCCGAAGATCTAGGTGTTGATTATGATAGCGATGAATTTGCCGAACAGCAATCCAAGGGCAAAGGCAAAGGGCGTGGTCGTGGTGGAGGTAGACAAGCACGAGAACAGAAAGCCGCTAGTCTATCTAAGGCAGAGCTTGCGGGCTTGAAGGCACAATTGAGGGAATTGGTGTCCAAGAAAGTCAACGTGGGCATTAGCGAGAAGTATTTGACGGCGGGTAGAGTCGATGTGGATGCCCTATTGAGGGGGGAAGGGAACGATGCATTTCTTGGACATGTAGAAAAGTTGTCATTTTAATGTGCTGGAAGCCGAGGACTACGCAAAGCAAACATATCCATATATCTTCTTGGTATAGGGAGAAACCAACCAGTGATCCAACAAGACCGGACGAAAATATATATTCAGTTTCAGCCCCTGATCCGAGAAGATAGAACTCTTAGGATATGGTTAATTACTCGCGCCACTTTGCCCCTTCTCCCTGCAACTATCCAGAGTGTCAACAATAACGTCAAACTAACCCGCCTCTTCGTCCTCCACCAAATTCTTAGCCACCTGGATGCCAATCTAAACACCCATCCAATTCGCTCTGCCTTTACCACATCATAGTCATCAAGTCCATTGGCAGTCATCCAGGTCTGCACCCAGAAGTTGCGCGCATATCCTGGAAATGAGGCGGAATTTCGCCCGAATTCATTAATATACCAGTTTGAACAACCAGCAGAGAATACTGAACCTTGTAGCTGCTGATGAATATCGCTCACCCAGACGTTTTCGCGGGTTTCTTTCACGTCGATTATGGAGACGCGACGATCGATCAGTGGCGCAAGGATGGTACGGGCGAGATATCCAACCTGGACTTCGCAGGTGAAGAGAACGGAGTTATGGGCCGGGAATGTATTTGGCCCTGTTTGGAGGTGTTAGCTGAGAAATTCGGTGGCCAGTTGATATGATTACTGTCGCTCACCAAATAGGATACCAAAATTGGGGAAGTTATGGACTGGGAGGATCTGGTGAGTTTCTCTTAAAGCTGGCTAGGTTGGTCAATCTGGTCTATCGCACTCACCTGTTGTACCTAGAAAGGCTTGCGCGCCACGATTCTCTTCCCATTGCCTGCGCAGAGATACTCCACTGGACCCAACGATCTCCATCGGAGTTAAAAATTGCTGTACCTGAAACCCGGTTGCTAGAACGATCGCATCAAAGTTATGTTCGACACCACTGTCGCTGATAATACCTGTTTCGGTGATTTCTTTGATCCCTTCTGGGATAACCTCGATATTTGACGCGTGCAAGGACTGGAGATAACCAGGGTCAAATATACGACGCTTGCAACCTGACGAAGACGGATCAACTAAAGTGATGAATGGATATGAGCGAGCTGATTTAGACTCACCGAGCGGAAATTTTGGGACGATGAAATCGTGATATTTTTCTGGCGCGGTAGCATGGATATACTCCTTCGCTTGTGTTTCCACACGCTCTCGCACTTTCGCTGCCGCTGGTCCAGGCATATAGGTTGAGACGAGGTTGTCACTCTCGAGGAAAAGTCGCAGTCGCTGCCATCGAAGCCAGAAAGGAATATGTTTGAAGCACCACTTCTCAAAATTCGTGAATGGACGATTCGGTCTCTCATGATACCACTGAGGACTCCGCGCATATCTGAGACAGCGTCAATTAactccattttcttttttttcgcaCTGGCTTCTAGTTTAACCCATACTGTTTGACACATGCTGCCTTTGACAACAGAGCAGGGACAACCTGAGCAGCGCTGCAACCGTTTCCTATGACAGCCATTTTCTTCCCTGTGTAGTCGAAGTCATGATTCCACCTCGCCGTATGAAATATCTTCCCTTGGAATTTCTCCATCCCTTTGAACTTGACATCGCGAGGAAACGAAATACCACCAACGGCAGAGACCAGTGCAGTGGCATACCGAGAGTATTCGATGTTTGTCTTGAGATCTCTCAACGTTACTTCCCATTGACCAATGTCAGAACGCCATCTTGCGCCCATGCATTCGATCCCGAAGCGCATATGGGGGCGGAGGTTGTATTTATCCACAGTGTTCTCCATGTCTGAAATATCGTGGGTCGAAGGTCAATAGAAGCTCCATGAGAGAGTTTCTTTGAATAAGTTTCCTCACATTCCAATATCTCCTTCTGGTCACATAGTTCCTTGGACCAATCGGGGTTGAGCTCGAAGCTGAACGAATAAAGGTGCGTGGGGATGTCACAACCACTTTCGCACAGTATTAGCTGCCCGCGTTTACCTTGAAAGATATAAAtttgagaaaaaaagaaaaaggagttTAAAGTACATACCAGCCGGGGTAGTTATTGGCCCTCCATGTTCCCCCGGGCCCGTCCAGTTTTTCATAGATCTGGTGTGCAAGTTAAATAAGCAATGGAAGACGCCGGGATTTCGTCTGGTACCTGGATTTATTGGACACACCATGAAATCATCAAATCCCATATTATGCTTCATTTCGTGGGCGATGCAGATTCCTGAGGGCCCAGCaccgatgacgatgacggtCGGGCTCCGCCGCAGTTTGGAGACGTGTGCTTCTGCCATGTTTCCGCCTAGCTATCCGGATAAATTACTGGGCGGGAGTGCTGGTTAAAGGATAAAAGCAGAGAGTGGGCTGCGTTGAGGAGAAAGAGGAGATGGACTGGGACCGGAAGCCGGAGACCGGGATGGTCTTTATGTAGTGGAATCCCAAGTTATCGGATTTAAATTCCGTGTCTTTCCCAGTCGAGGGCTTATGCAGCCTTTCAAGCCTTCTGAAAATAGAATCCCGGTCGTAGTCAAGAGGGCTATATATTTGGCATGTTACACGCTGTTCAGCTTGAGGATATCCACCAGCCGAGGACCACCCAGGGCTGTGGATCACCAAACGGATTACCTCAGTAATTAGCAAATGAAAAGATGGATCGAGATAAACCGAGATAACGAATGAACTCTCAGCACTCAAGCGGTTTGAGTAGCGAAGAGAAGGCTTGGCCTGTGAGGATCAGCGGTCGGAATTCATATCGCGGACACCAATGTGCAAGGGAGCTTCTTCCCCGCATGAGTGTTGAGTCAATCGGTAGCCAAGCTCAGCATCAAGCCTGGCTGGAGTTTACAACTTAGAAGGGCTACGGTTTGAAGACCGGACGAAATCCGGTCAGATGCTGGTTAAATTTTATATGACCACTGCTACCCCAACTTCGCCATCTACGCAGTAGCCCACAAAATGACAGGCATGCAAGCTTGCTAAGTCTCTGAAGGAGGTGTTAATGTTTCTGTAAGAGAGGGAAATTGTTAATTGATAGCTCCTCAACAAAAACCTATGGTGACTAAAATCCTCTTGCCGCTATCACAAAGCTGGCATTTTCCTGCCCCTTCCATCAGTGTTCCAACGATACTTTCAGCGGAGGCCAGAGTGTCGGGGATGTGATAGAAAATCTAATCGGAGAGGGAACGGCTGCTGATCTTACTGCTGGAATTGCGAATAGGATATGCTGCAAGAAGCCCTCATCGCAGTCTCTCACACGAGCAGTCCCATCTCTCCTCACAACCTTTTCTGAACCTACATCTTGTTAAAAATGTTTGCGGAAAACTCAAGGATCTGGGATGGGGCACGAGCACTTACAAATCATAACATCTTCCCCTCGCTTTTCCAAATTCTCTCATGCATGCAAAGTGGACTCCGGTGTGACACCTTCGACACTTTCGCTTTTGTTTTCGACACTGTCCCTCCCAAAGGTTTGGACTGCCTGGGCTTGGGCCTGGCTTGGCAAGAAATTCATCTTCATCGGCAGCGAAGTGCATCATGGCAAGATCGCTTTTGACATTAGTGGTGTCGGGATCAGGTGAGTTTGTTATACCATCGCCAACAGCAGTGGTAAACGGAATTGCTTCCGGGCTCGTCGGGCTGTTGTCAGCGAAGGTCAGCGAGAATGGAGAATTTCTCCAGCGGACTGTCGCGAGAAGGAAAGTAGAGGTGACTGTCGCTTCTTCTGAGACACAGCCCGTCGTCATGGCGCTGGTTGTAATGGGAAAAGACGAAGCGAGAGCCATCATTGAACGACCTGTGACGCAGCTTGCAAGCAACACAACGGTGGCAGGAATGGGCATTTTGGGCGGCAGTGGGTGAACGAGGCCAGACATCAAGGGTCAAGCTGCCGGGTCCTTTTTACTGTCAAGGAGTCGCGGACTTTAGCCATGtttgattcttcttctggcaGCGGTGTTTCCATACCGGAGGCAGTCACTACCTGTCACCTTCGGTCGGCCGGATAAAAAGCAGTCAAGTGCAACCTTTGAAAGGAGAGAAATGGCTGCTGAACAGAAGGAGAGATTAGACAAGGAAACGGGCATTTATCCTGCCACCACAGACTGACTGACTGACAGTTGGATGGAGTCATCTAGCAAACAGGTGAATGCTCTCTGCCATACGGCTTGGATGCTGAGCTTATTATCCAACCCTAGGCTGCGGTAGCTGTTATGGGAAGAGTCGAACTAGAGCCTGAAGAGGCGTGTCTCCATAACGTGGGGTACAATGCGCTCCGTACAACTTTTAAAAGGAGTTTCCGAccactaactagttagttaactggGCAAAGTAGTGATGTTGCCGAGACTCAGTGATCGAGGGCGAGTGCCTCCTCCAACCGTCTCTCTCGCTGACCGATGGACGACGATACGTAGGTCCGTAGCTTGGAATCATCGAGAGGGGAAGAGAATGACATATTGACAGCAAAGCGTTCCCTTTTCAAATAGACCAGTGGCCTGTACTTTTTGTTGCTGGGACCTGAGGCGAGTCGGGCATGATATACGTGGAGTGTAATCTGTATGATGGCATGGGGGAGCTATCGGCCACAGCGCTACGGCTGGTTAAGACAACGCCAGGAGGTTCCGTTTTCTGGAGGACTGAGACTCATCCCGATCGCGATGCCCCCGTCAGCGGGTTTGTCCCATCTCGATTCTCGACGCGCCCGTTGAGTCAGTTGAAGCCACCGccagaaggaaaaaagggggggcTTAGTCAGCCTCTCGGCAAACAACGCGTTTCCTCGGCGAGCCGAACGACGATCGCGGCCTGTGATTTCGCGCAGGTGAAATCAGAGTCAGAGTCTACATCATACTCTGCATCCTGGGTGGAGAGCTAAATGTGTCCGTTATGCCGGTCTTTGTTTTGTGGAACGCGGGCCTTGAGAGCATCAAGTACTCGACACAGCCTGTCGCTGTTGAGCTGGCTAGTTAACTACGTAGTTAACTGAGCTTGACGACACTCGATTGAGCAAAAGACAGCTTCTGCAGACATTCTAACCATGTGGAGATATCTCCTTTTAGCCGCCAACTTCCCCGCATTTTCCACAATGGCTCTGCGAATCATGAGATCAAATACGAAGAGCTGAGATAAAAGCTACGGGGTGCAATGGATGTGGTTTTGCACGCTTTCTGAGGTCGTTGAGCCGACGTTGTCGATCTGCCGGCGGCATCCAAGTCCTCGATGCCGGGTGCGTGAGCTTCGCATCTCCAAACTACACCCAAAAGCTATTCCATGCCAGGCAGGGCGGAGAGGAAGGGAAAGCACATCACAACGGCCTGCGACCAGTGCCGTCGTATGAAAGTTCGCTGCGATGCTGCTTCCCCCCGGTGCTCCAACTGCCTGCGACTCAAGCACGACTGCACCTACCTGCGTGGCCCGGATAGGCGGAAGTAAGCTGCAATCATTCCGGATGGCCGCTTGATGTGTGTCTGTTGTAACAGAAGTCTCTTTTAGAGTCTCAAAGGTTGCCGCTTCCCAGCTGATAAACCGCGTCCTGCTCCTGGAAGACACCCTCCGGAAGCACAACATCCCCGTTCCCGTGCCGACCTCCACCCTCGACTGCCATGCATATCTCGTCAAGAGACAGGCTCCGTCACAGGCCCCTCCCAGTCCAGATCAGCACCCCCATTCAACCCATCTAGGCAGCCTCGGCCACGAAATCGGGACTTACAGCCACAGGTTAGACGGAAGAACGACGATACCGACTACCCAGCACCCTGGTGGCTGCATTGACGACGAGCTAGATCAGCTTTCCAAACGTCTAGGTTCTCTTCGCGTTGCCGAGGACGGCCAGCTACGGTACTACGGTGCCACTTCCAACATGCATCTCTTGAATGAGGCTCCCGGCCCTCAAGCGGACAGCGCCCCTTTTTGCGGGTACGATGCCGATACTTGTCTCGCCCAAGCTGGAGTAGGTCACACTGTCCCTCGCGAACTTGAAGACCACCTAATTGGACTGTACTTTGCTTGGGAAAATCCATTTATACATGTTGTTGATGAAGACGTTTTCCTGAACACACGTGCACGGGCTTTATCCCAGAGTACCACTGATCCTAAGTCACAATCACCGTACTATAATCAAGTCTTGGTCAATGCGATGTAAGTCGAAGCTACAGCCACAAAATTTTCTCTGCTCTAACAGATAGGTACAGGTGTGCAATCGGTTCCGCCTTTACAGATCGAATCATTTTGGAGCTTCCTTCTCCACTAGCCGAGTTTTTTGGGAGA
This window harbors:
- a CDS encoding uncharacterized protein (EggNog:ENOG410PH6J~COG:C~BUSCO:1221at33183); this encodes MRSIEPSSGGAAPEALGQELDQTQSLTLPFGRLIPFSSIGGPTYVTAQTLIQHVAYTLSDKLFAYSPETFDLDIAVRHWSSQSEPNANGYPTAVQTMETRQGAGSIALGYLFSKDFDLKKRHIPQAIVASSATLQYMRPALEQLSLLYSVANPLVAHVAAADYVGGPSGGLVSDYSTAMGLTEELGMALVTSQSVHESQHMALFSTLLATYLPTIHIYDGLRVGRETTRVLDVLDRSGLHNAYRSALAGLSGSDQKHLDTHGKLLNLLKSFNRELGTDYAPFEYYGHAEATSVLVAFGTVECSLAKQVAIALSKSDGRVGVVNVRIYRPFVEEEFARVLPKTTKIVGVLGQVQNDLAVQEDGVHAPLYEDVLAALMFSGGISSRVECTEIKYSPRQIWDRGLITEAFQKIVGHQLERARGVGADGVRLLDPLTKQYTFWDVDDSFSSTAALVLGQALAKDSVFNVSAHTVYDNLTLGGTIRTDIRKSAKVIDAPYSVDSADVSYVGNIKLLSEIQVLKSVKPGGCVIVNAPGVKVDDLEKKLPTEFKAAIASQAIELFILDTSDCQDPSLDPLILQIAFLRIALPDLELVGVKKLSLLLNKETIVDKASSIIESMLRKIEIPQSWKGVGETASEIEQLATDIRGTSFAPFNKAEDEPSSELNDWQPVAKGLAFKEAYGAINALRPDLPTKTYTVTVQENRRLTPATYNRNIFHIEFDLGESGLKYDIGEALGIHAENDPENVSDFIKFYNLNADEIVQVPSREDPEALENRTVYQALTHNIDIFGKPPKRFYESLAEFATDVKEKEQLLKLGGADGAEEFKQRSEVDTVTYADILHEFPSAHPSFHNLIKIVNPMKRREYSIASCQKVTPNSVTLMIVVVDWVDPRGRTRYGQASHYLSKLKPGTTVTVSVKASVMKLPPKSTQPIIMAGLGTGLAPFRAFVQHRALEKAQGKDVGAVLLYMGSRHQREEYCYGEEWEAYQAAGVITLLGRAFSRDQPHKIYIQDRMRETLPEITRAYLEEEGAFYLCGPTWPVPDVTNVLEEAIAIHAKANGKKVDTKKEIEKLKDDLRYVLEVY
- a CDS encoding uncharacterized protein (EggNog:ENOG410PID8~COG:J~BUSCO:10991at33183) produces the protein MGKSSKDKRDAYYRLAKEQNWRARSAFKLIQIDEQFDLFAHSDPDSVTRVVDLCAAPGSWSQVLSRVLIKGESFGRRAWEEKRKKQLRDLRRCEEETGRESFSEETQKKGDIDEDGSQILKPRKNVRIVAIDLQPMAPLDGITTLKADITHPSTIPLLLKALDPDLYSENENGNTSTPSPSRPHPHPVDLVLSDGAPDVTGLHDLDIYIQSQLLYAALNLAIGVLRPGGKFVAKIFRGRDVDLIYAQLKTVFEKVSVAKPRSSRASSLEAFVVCEGFIPPVDSSGESRASFENPIFGGARSGVPATAGATEVDNIRWIPPFIACGSLSAWDADASYELPPDHVSLDPIQPPTAPPYKRALELKKAKGGAYGKTKGVVYEF
- the MAK5 gene encoding ATP-dependent RNA helicase (BUSCO:112937at4751~EggNog:ENOG410PGCH~COG:A~BUSCO:3496at33183), encoding MAQKRSHNHKDHTAKAIKRRKFNAATAKSSDDAAHDIVSVDQLDWKTVTLPDRLDDAEGFYGLEEIEGVDILRPSGGGEIKFRASKSKIKGILKNSTDKSGQPAEDWEEWSGFGDDSEGGDRTTFEAEKKAENHGKVNDRRTKTNHSNKEKESNTLPKDRGPRIKTDNGIKTGVSFAALQDEVEEDVDVSAWDSLDLSAELQTSLGRLKFSFPTPIQSACIPAVLQGHDVIGKASTGSGKTLAFGIPIVEYFLGKYRGGRAPTASEESESTKEPMALILSPTRELAHQLNKHLTDLVNHAPNTQVRIATVTGGLSIYKQQRLLADADIIIATPGRLWEVVGSMTGFLSKLKKIRFLVIDEADRLLSEGHFKEVEEILNAIDKVEITEEAYGERSEREPEPEPDEEKKAEPRQTLVFSATFHKGLQQKLSGKIRYRNDDLLDKKESMEYLLRKLNFREERPKFIDVNPISQMAENLKEGLVQCAPMDKDLLLYTLLLYHPKHRTLVFTNSISAVRRLTQLLQNLNLPTFALHSSMAQKARLRSVERFSSLSSDPSSILVATDVAARGLDIKGIDLIVHYHVPRTADTYVHRSGRTARASASGKSILICAPEETTGVARLVAKIHSNKKDSSATESKMEKKVPLQSVDLDRRIIDRLRPRVTLAKRITESILAKEKLSSEDDWLRSAAEDLGVDYDSDEFAEQQSKGKGKGRGRGGGRQAREQKAASLSKAELAGLKAQLRELVSKKVNVGISEKYLTAGRVDVDALLRGEGNDAFLGHVEKLSF
- a CDS encoding uncharacterized protein (EggNog:ENOG410PFFN~COG:P) codes for the protein MPGPAAAKVRERVETQAKEYIHATAPEKYHDFIVPKFPLGESKSARSYPFITLVDPSSSGCKRRIFDPGYLQSLHASNIEVIPEGIKEITETGIISDSGVEHNFDAIVLATGFQVQQFLTPMEIVGSSGVSLRRQWEENRGAQAFLGTTVHNFPNFGILFGPNTFPAHNSVLFTCEVQVGYLARTILAPLIDRRVSIIDVKETRENVWVSDIHQQLQGSVFSAGCSNWYINEFGRNSASFPGYARNFWVQTWMTANGLDDYDVVKAERIGWVFRLASRWLRIWWRTKRRVSLTLLLTLWIVAGRRGKVARVINHILRVLSSRIRG
- a CDS encoding uncharacterized protein (EggNog:ENOG410PFFN~COG:P) — translated: MENTVDKYNLRPHMRFGIECMGARWRSDIGQWEVTLRDLKTNIEYSRYATALVSAVGGISFPRDVKFKGMEKFQGKIFHTARWNHDFDYTGKKMAVIGNGCSAAQVVPALLSKAACVKQYGLN